One region of Drosophila subobscura isolate 14011-0131.10 chromosome J, UCBerk_Dsub_1.0, whole genome shotgun sequence genomic DNA includes:
- the LOC117895216 gene encoding F-box only protein 28: MNLLDLPQTVLMDIFEYLPYDEVAKKREVCTHFNYTGQQVLNLGFTKIILEHAKIFKRIKSMLPRRESERRNHPLSRHSDILTSIETRISMLTMTYSKFIDLNMCCFIPGRVLDEIGEILRLLLTTSKPLRPHEVLQELRDISSMAIEHFDEKIATDFKQEHRKQLAESTGTRLLVCGPLGDISFSGVKRECQPVDHAIVQQAIVQLAPLTAGNQPTSNRSRLNLLLQRQYQQQRLLAAKVRNLEAARKAQDRRLHEATGCITELTTQVSELKRQLEDVVANTPSLAAKRQAVTSSDCLPPLKKPKV, encoded by the exons ATGAACCTACTTGACCTACCACAGACAGTTTTGATGGACATATTCGAGTATCTACCTTATGACGAAGTGGCGAAAAAACGGGAG GTTTGCACTCACTTCAATTATACGGGCCAGCAAGTGTTGAACCTGGGATTCACAAAGATTATCTTAGagcatgcaaaaatattcaagcGCATCAAGTCCATGCTGCCGCGTCGCGAATCGGAGCGAAG GAACCACCCCTTGTCGCGACACTCCGACATACTCACGTCCATTGAGACGCGAATATCCATGCTGACGATGACCTATTCGAAGTTTATTGACCTCAATATGTGCTGCTTTATACCAGGTCGTGTCCTGGACGAGATTGGTGAGAttttgaggctgctgctgaccaCATCAAAGCCATTGCGGCCGCACGAAGTGCTGCAGGAGCTACGCGATATCTCGTCCATGGCCATTGAGCACTTTGATGAGAAGATTGCCACAGATTTCAAGCAAGAACACAGGAAGCAGCTGGCCGAATCCACGGGGACGCGACTCCTGGTCTGCGGCCCACTGGGGGATATCAGCTTTAGTGGCGTCAAACGGGAATGCCAGCCCGTGGATCATGCCATTGTCCAGCAGGCCATAGTGCAGCTGGCCCCTCTCACTGCCGGCAACCAGCCCACTTCCAATCGCAGTCGCCtcaacctgctgctgcagcggcaatACCAGCAGCAAAGGCTGCTCGCGGCCAAGGTACGCAATCTGGAGGCTGCCCGCAAGGCACAGGATCGGCGCTTGCATGAGGCGACGGGCTGCATAACAGAACTGACCACACAGGTGTCCGAGCTGAAGCGTCAGCTGGAGGATGTGGTGGCCAACACGCCCAGTCTCGCTGCCAAACGGCAGGCAGTGACCAGCTCCGATTGCCTGCCTCCGCTCAAGAAACCCAAGGTCTAG
- the LOC117893683 gene encoding uncharacterized protein LOC117893683 produces the protein MLSLSLMLLVLGAAVAIEVQKFGYLFNPPQPEHHQRHEEKQDLNKIPGVAGVDYPIYHEVPHTQFSCHNVPAVPGMYANVETGCQAYHVCHDGREGHQGAKFLCTNGTIFNQKEFACDWWYNVKCEEALSLYHLNADPEHNPYFPKKKPDLEHPHHDAGHFLIEA, from the exons atgctctcactctcgctgATGCTGCTCGTACTGGGTGCCGCTGTGGCCATTGAAGTGCAG AAATTCGGATATTTGTTTAATCCCCCTCAACCGGAACACCATCAGCGGCACGAGGAGAAACAAGACCTGAACAAGATACCAGGAGTAGCTGGCGTGGATTATCCCATTTATCACGAGGTGCCGCACACTCAATTTAGTTGCCACAATGTACCCGCCGTACCGGGAATGTACGCAAATGTGGAGACTGGCTGCCAGGCCTACCACGTGTGCCACGATGGACGCGAAGGACACCAGGGTGCCAAGTTTCTGTGCACAAATGGCACCATTTTTAACCAGAAGGAGTTTGCCTGCGATTGGTGGTACAATGTCAAGTGTGAGGAGGCCCTCAGTCTATATCA CTTGAATGCCGATCCGGAGCATAATCCTTACTTTCCGAAAAAGAAGCCCGATCTCGAACATCCGCACCATGATGCTGGACACTTTCTGATCGAAGCCTAA
- the LOC117893682 gene encoding uncharacterized protein LOC117893682, whose amino-acid sequence MPSPYVISLITLLCLCLSPATIAQDSQQFAERNHKKRQIYREQVLPHAGGKVPETAFETDRLFLNRLQKEGIALPDGIVPEQRSPQVYQYYNKPTRTVFHIALSSDGRYTPREGRYQYRNVPTVETTYLYPQAVGRQHVLVPPKHALPVYRQLQLHNPLLNQVKLQPKKMPNFLDLAPTVGKSHYSSPAAGSAKAQSYQNVNLLHGHSPVLPAFKKTARGSKTYVDSYGTTHLFSEFDDLLNKLDLHQTAQNIY is encoded by the exons ATGCCATCACCATATGTGATCTCTTTGATCACgctcctctgtctctgcttgaGTCCAGCGACCATTGCCCAAGACTCGCAGCAGTTTGCGGAACGCAATCATAAG AAACGCCAAATCTATCGCGAGCAAGTTCTGCCACATGCGGGTGGCAAAGTGCCCGAAACTGCCTTCGAAACCGATCGCCTCTTCCTGAATCGCCTCCAAAAGGAGGGCATAGCACTTCCCGACGGCATTGTGCCCGAGCAGCGTAGTCCGCAG GTCTATCAATACTACAACAAACCCACGCGCACCGTCTTCCACATTGCCCTCAGCTCCGATGGAAGGTATACGCCCCGTGAGGGTCGCTATCAGTACCGAAATGTGCCCACCGTGGAGACCACTTATCTATACCCCCAGGCAGTGGGTCGCCAGCACGTGCTGGTGCCCCCAAAGCACGCTTTACCCGTCTACaggcagcttcagctgcataATCCACTGTTGAATCAAGTTAAATTGCAGCCCAAGAAAA TGCCCAATTTTCTTGACCTGGCACCCACTGTGGGCAAGAGCCACTACTCATCACCAGCGGCCGGGTCGGCCAAGGCGCAGTCTTATCAGAATGTAAATCTCCTGCATGGTCACAGTCCAGTGCTGCCCGCGTTCAAAAAGACCGCTCGAGGAAGCAAGACCTATGTGGACAGTTATGGAACAACTCAT CTCTTCAGCGAGTTTGACGATCTGTTGAACAAATTGGATTTGCATCAGACGgcgcaaaatatttattag
- the LOC117895664 gene encoding proton-coupled amino acid transporter-like protein pathetic isoform X2: protein MRMSDQEPTNVELRYHIQPRKSDNEQGLGNTEFNPFTHRDNEHPTSDNETLTHLLKASLGTGILGMPIAFMYSGIIMGIFATIFTAFVCTHCSYVLVKCGHKLYYKTRRTKMTFAEIAESAFQKGPKWCRGFAPVAKFSILFGLFLTYFGTCSVYTVIVAKNFEQLIEHWTGSAVSSRLLICALLVPLILIAWVPNLKYLAPVSMVANVFMGLGLGITFYYLTQDLPPVESRNYLVLGTLPSFFSITIFAMEAIGVVMPLENNMKTPQNFLGLCGVLSQGMSGVTLIYMLLGFLGYLRYGEDTQQSITLNLPVHEWPAQAVKVLIALAVYCTFGLQFYVCLEIVWDGIKEKCTKRPMLVNYVLRTVLVTAAVVLAISVPTIAPFMGLIGAFCFSILGLIFPVLIELVIHWDTGFGKYNWILWKNIVICICGVAALVFGSLAAIRDIIAVYSEVAPQ from the exons ATGAGAATGAGCGATCAAGAACCAACGAATGTGGAGCTGAG ATACCATATACAGCCACGCAAATCGGACAACGAGCAGGGCCTGGGCAACACCGAGTTCAATCCGTTTACACATCGCGACAATGAGCATCCCACGAGCGATAATGAAACGCTCACGCATTTGCTTAAGGCCTCCCTGGGCACTGGCATCCTGGGCATGCCCATAGCCTTCATGTACTCTGGAATTATAATGGGAATCTTCGCCACCATCTTCACCGCCTTTGTGTGCACGCACTGCAGTTACGTGCTG GTTAAATGCGGACACAAACTGTACTACAAGACACGTCGCACCAAGATGACATTTGCTGAAATTGCCGAGTCTGCATTCCAGAAGGGCCCCAAGTGGTGCCGGGGATTTGCTCCCGTGGCCAAGTTCTCGATATTGTTTGGCCTGTTCCTCACGTACTTCGGCACCTGTTCGGTGTACACCGTGATTGTGGCCAAGAACTTTGAGCAGTTGATCGAGCACTGGACGGGATCCGCTGTATCCTCGCGTCTGCTCATCTGCGCCCTGTTGGTGCCACTGATCCTGATTGCTTGGGTGCCGAATCTCAAATACTTGGCCCCCGTCTCGATGGTTGCCAATGTGTTCAtgggcctgggtctgggcaTCACCTTCTACTATCTGACGCAGGATCTACCACCCGTCGAGTCGCGCAATTACTTGGTGCTGGGCACCTTGCCGTCCTTCTTCTCCATCACCATCTTTGCAATGGAGGCCATCGGAGTGGTGATGCCGCTGGAGAACAACATGAAGACGCCACAGAACTTCCTCGGCCTCTGCGGAGTGCTCAGCCAGGGCATGTCCGGCGTGACACTCATCTACATGCTGTTGGGTTTCCTTGGCTATCTGCGCTACGGTGAGGACACGCAGCAGAGCATCACCTTGAATCTGCCTGTCCACGAGTGGCCCGCCCAGGCGGTGAAGGTTCTGATTGCTTTGGCCGTTTACTGCACATTCGGACTGCAGTTCTATGTGTGCCTGGAGATCGTCTGGGATGGCATCAAGGAGAAGTGCACCAAGCGCCCGATGCTGGTCAACTATGTGCTGCGCACTGTCCTGGTGACAGCTGCCGTTGTCCTGGCCATTTCCGTGCCCACAATCGCGCCCTTTATGGGCCTCATCGGAGCGTTCTGCTTCTCGATTCTGGGACTGATATTCCCC GTGCTCATTGAGCTGGTCATTCATTGGGACACTGGATTCGGCAAATACAATTGGATTCTGTGGAAGAACATTGTCATCTGCATCTGCGGAGTTGCAGCACTTGTCTTTGGCTCCCTGGCCGCCATCCGAGACATTATTGCTGTCTACTCCGAAGTGGCACCTCAATAA
- the LOC117895664 gene encoding proton-coupled amino acid transporter-like protein pathetic isoform X1, which translates to MVNIVDGGAKPAAQEMEQFLPGEGGIKYHIQPRKSDNEQGLGNTEFNPFTHRDNEHPTSDNETLTHLLKASLGTGILGMPIAFMYSGIIMGIFATIFTAFVCTHCSYVLVKCGHKLYYKTRRTKMTFAEIAESAFQKGPKWCRGFAPVAKFSILFGLFLTYFGTCSVYTVIVAKNFEQLIEHWTGSAVSSRLLICALLVPLILIAWVPNLKYLAPVSMVANVFMGLGLGITFYYLTQDLPPVESRNYLVLGTLPSFFSITIFAMEAIGVVMPLENNMKTPQNFLGLCGVLSQGMSGVTLIYMLLGFLGYLRYGEDTQQSITLNLPVHEWPAQAVKVLIALAVYCTFGLQFYVCLEIVWDGIKEKCTKRPMLVNYVLRTVLVTAAVVLAISVPTIAPFMGLIGAFCFSILGLIFPVLIELVIHWDTGFGKYNWILWKNIVICICGVAALVFGSLAAIRDIIAVYSEVAPQ; encoded by the exons ATGGTGAACATTGTG GATGGCGGCGCCAAGCCTGCGGCCCAGGAAATGGAGCAGTTCCTGCCGGGCGAAGGAGGAATCAA ATACCATATACAGCCACGCAAATCGGACAACGAGCAGGGCCTGGGCAACACCGAGTTCAATCCGTTTACACATCGCGACAATGAGCATCCCACGAGCGATAATGAAACGCTCACGCATTTGCTTAAGGCCTCCCTGGGCACTGGCATCCTGGGCATGCCCATAGCCTTCATGTACTCTGGAATTATAATGGGAATCTTCGCCACCATCTTCACCGCCTTTGTGTGCACGCACTGCAGTTACGTGCTG GTTAAATGCGGACACAAACTGTACTACAAGACACGTCGCACCAAGATGACATTTGCTGAAATTGCCGAGTCTGCATTCCAGAAGGGCCCCAAGTGGTGCCGGGGATTTGCTCCCGTGGCCAAGTTCTCGATATTGTTTGGCCTGTTCCTCACGTACTTCGGCACCTGTTCGGTGTACACCGTGATTGTGGCCAAGAACTTTGAGCAGTTGATCGAGCACTGGACGGGATCCGCTGTATCCTCGCGTCTGCTCATCTGCGCCCTGTTGGTGCCACTGATCCTGATTGCTTGGGTGCCGAATCTCAAATACTTGGCCCCCGTCTCGATGGTTGCCAATGTGTTCAtgggcctgggtctgggcaTCACCTTCTACTATCTGACGCAGGATCTACCACCCGTCGAGTCGCGCAATTACTTGGTGCTGGGCACCTTGCCGTCCTTCTTCTCCATCACCATCTTTGCAATGGAGGCCATCGGAGTGGTGATGCCGCTGGAGAACAACATGAAGACGCCACAGAACTTCCTCGGCCTCTGCGGAGTGCTCAGCCAGGGCATGTCCGGCGTGACACTCATCTACATGCTGTTGGGTTTCCTTGGCTATCTGCGCTACGGTGAGGACACGCAGCAGAGCATCACCTTGAATCTGCCTGTCCACGAGTGGCCCGCCCAGGCGGTGAAGGTTCTGATTGCTTTGGCCGTTTACTGCACATTCGGACTGCAGTTCTATGTGTGCCTGGAGATCGTCTGGGATGGCATCAAGGAGAAGTGCACCAAGCGCCCGATGCTGGTCAACTATGTGCTGCGCACTGTCCTGGTGACAGCTGCCGTTGTCCTGGCCATTTCCGTGCCCACAATCGCGCCCTTTATGGGCCTCATCGGAGCGTTCTGCTTCTCGATTCTGGGACTGATATTCCCC GTGCTCATTGAGCTGGTCATTCATTGGGACACTGGATTCGGCAAATACAATTGGATTCTGTGGAAGAACATTGTCATCTGCATCTGCGGAGTTGCAGCACTTGTCTTTGGCTCCCTGGCCGCCATCCGAGACATTATTGCTGTCTACTCCGAAGTGGCACCTCAATAA
- the LOC117895665 gene encoding leucine-rich repeat-containing protein 59, whose protein sequence is MPKVGEKVKVNVKDRVQDEVCDLSLSELSEIPVKEIASFKRVTVLDLSSNRLTSLGRNFSILTRLVRLDLSKNQIRNLPEDFGLLLNLRHLDLFDNCLVYLPLSIGQLRRLRYLDLKGNPLNPTWAKFVGTCSTLKGCQEAAKNCVNVCISMESVAERQRLAQASQEREQSADLMSGGGDAPSSAQANGAQPGAKKSTKPNNKKAKLKKLAEAAENDLTIKPVNAVGAGNGAKSANQKTNQKKKSTNGTSWLNMIQKVALSTLVTFMVLVVINILLIYMIMFKNPEISEKLVEYIPHQYRDWIVTKTDIFRLRVTDWISEFRTPPEEH, encoded by the exons ATGCCGAAAGTCGGCGAAAAGGTTAAAGTGAACGTGAAGGATCGCGTACAGGATGAGGTCTGCGACCTGAGTCTCTCGGAGCTGAGCGAGATACCGGTCAAAGAAATT GCTTCGTTCAAGCGAGTCACCGTTTTGGATCTGTCTAGCAATCGTCTGACTAGCCTGGGA CGGAACTTCTCAATTCTCACTCGGCTGGTAAGGCTGGATCTAAGTAAGAATCAAATACGCAATCTGCCCGAAGATTTCGGATTGCTGCTAAATTTGCGTCATCTGGACCTCTTCGACAATTGCTTGGTTTACTTGCCTTTGAGCATCGGCCAACTGCGTCGACTTCGCTATTTGGATCTGAAGGGCAATCCGCTGAATCCTACCTGGGCGAAATTTGTGGGTACCTGCTCCACTCTGAAGGGCTGCCAAGAGGCGGCAAAGAACTGT GTCAACGTCTGCATCAGCATGGAGTCCGTGGCCGAGCGTCAGCGTCTGGCCCAGGCGTCCCAAGAGCGTGAACAGAGTGCTGACCTCATGTCTGGCGGAGGGGATGCCCCCAGCAGTGCCCAGGCGAATGGTGCCCAGCCAGGGGCCAAGAAGTCGACCAAACCAAATAACAAGAAAGCGAAATTGAAGAAATTGGCCGAAGCCGCGGAAAACGACCTGACAATCAAGCCAGTAAATGCAGTGGGAGCAGGGAATGGAGCAAAGTCTGCCAACCAGAAGACAAATCAAAAGAAGAAATCGACCAATGGCACCTCCTGGCTGAATATGATCCAAAAGGTTGCCCTTTCCACACTGGTTACCTTCATGGTGCTCGTTGTTATCAATATACTCCTCATCTACATGATTATGTTCAAGAATCCGGAGATATCGGAAAAACTGGTGGAGTACATACCGCACCAGTATCGGGACTGGATTGTGACCAAGACGGACATCTTTCGTCTGCGCGTGACCGACTGGATCTCTGAGTTCCGTACTCCCCCGGAGGAACACTGA
- the LOC117895666 gene encoding 40S ribosomal protein S9, which yields MVNGRIPSVFSKTYVTPRRPYEKARLDQELKIIGEYGLRNKREVWRVKYALAKIRKAARELLTLDEKDEKRLFQGNALLRRLVRIGVLDESRMKLDYVLGLKIEDFLERRLQTQVFKLGLAKSIHHARVLIRQRHIRVRKQVVNIPSFVVRLDSQKHIDFSLKSPFGGGRPGRVKRKNLKKNLGGGAAAPEEDED from the exons ATGGTAAACGGCCGCATACCGTCGGTCTTCTCGAAGACCTATGTGACTCCCCGTCGCCCCTATGAGAAGGCGCGTCTGGATCAGGAGTTGAAGATCATTGGCGAATATGGTCTTCGCAACAAGCGTGAGGTGTGGCGCGTCAAGTACGCCCTTGCCAAGATCCGTAAGGCTGCTCGTGAGCTGCTGACCCTTGATGAGAAGGACGAGAAGCGTCTTTTCCAGG GTAATGCCCTTCTGCGTCGTCTGGTGCGCATTGGTGTCTTGGACGAATCTCGCATGAAGCTCGATTACGTGCTCGGTCTGAAGATTGAGGATTTCTTGGAGCGTCGTCTGCAGACCCAGGTCTTCAAACTTGGATTGGCCAAGTCCATCCATCATGCCCGTGTGCTGATCCGCCAGCGTCACATTCG TGTGCGCAAGCAAGTGGTCAACATCCCATCGTTCGTAGTGCGCCTGGACTCCCAGAAGCACATCGACTTCTCTCTGAAGTCGCCCTTCGGCGGCGGCCGTCCTGGTCGCGTCAAGCGCAAGAACCTGAAGAAGAACCTGGGTGGTGGTGCCGCCGCTCCCGAAGAGGATGAGGATTAA
- the LOC117895663 gene encoding sodium-independent sulfate anion transporter isoform X1 — MTLNEWGYRLFPGLKWLHGYTGQDAVADMIAGVTVGLTVLPQGLAYATLAGLEPQYGLYSAFVGGIVYALLGSCRQVTIGPTALLALMTSRHTGFGLGSGPAYAILLCLISGVVELGMAVLKLGALVDLISLPVTVGFTSATAVIIGTSQLKGLLGLRGGSGSDFINTMRSVLGNLSQVRRGDFTLGLVSISVLLLLRKLKDVKFVGRVRSLRAQQLISGTIWVVATGRNALVVLVTSALAYSTCEQMDSCPYILTGKVKSGLPNITLPKFETTILDKNGTELTQNFEQMVSELGPSMLILPIIAVLGNVAISKAFGGAGLSPTRELVALSMSNICGAFCSSMPVTGSFSRSAVNHASGVRTPLGGCYTSVLVLLALGLLAPYFQYIPKAALSAVIISAVIFMIEFEVIRPLWRCSRRELLPGAITFVMSLAVGVEIGLLLGVGADVAFLVYRAARPVLSVSKLQTINGVNYILIRPKHSSLYFPAIEWVRSGISKALTTHGTAPVILDCTHVHDLDFTAARGMGSLHKELAKANVPLFLMSAHKDIGVILKESTSIDFPTIDGPDDLECILEQTPDYELHLQIAAPLVDSRISHGISDASDACSPTELSRLNGKST; from the exons ATGACCCTGAATGAGTGGGGATATCGATTGTTTCCGGGTCTTAAGTGGCTGCACGGCTATACCGGCCAAGATGCGGTGGCCGATATGATAGCTGGTGTGACGGTTGGTCTGACGGTACTGCCCCAGGGACTGGCCTATGCCACACTGGCGGGCCTGGAGCCACAGTACGGCCTGTACTCGGCTTTTGTGGGCGGAATTGTCTACGCTCTGCTTGGCAGCTGTCGACAGGTCACCATTGGGCCGACGGCTTTGCTCGCCTTGATGACCAGCCGGCACACAGGCTTCGGACTGGGCTCGGGACCGGCCTACGCCATCCTTTTGTGCCTCATCTCCGGTGTGGTGGAGCTGGGCATGGCTGTGCTGAAGCTGGGCGCACTGGTGGACCTCATTTCGCTGCCGGTGACAGTGGGTTTCACTTCGGCGACGGCTGTCATAATTGGCACATCCCAGCTCAAGGGTCTTTTGGGATTACGTGGAGGCTCTGGATCGGATTTCATCAATACCATGCGATCCGTGTTGGGGAACCTGAGCCAGGTGCGACGCGGAGATTTTACCCTGGGACTGGTTTCCATTTCGGTTCTACTGCTGTTGCGG AAACTGAAAGACGTGAAGTTTGTTGGACGAGTGCGCAGCTTGAGGGCCCAGCAACTGATTAGCGGCACCATTTGGGTGGTAGCCACTGGTCGAAATGCTCTTGTGGTGCTCGTGACCAGTGCGCTGGCCTACAGCACATGCGAGCAGATGGACTCCTGCCCGTACATCCTCACGGGAAAGGTGAAGAGCGGCCTGCCTAACATCACGCTGCCCAAGTTTGAGACCACCATTCTGGACAAGAATGGCACGGAGCTTACGCAGAACTTTGAGCAAATG GTCTCGGAGCTGGGGCCCTCGATGCTGATCTTGCCCATAATTGCTGTGCTCGGCAACGTGGCCATCTCCAAAGCCTTTGGCGGGGCTGGGCTGAGTCCCACCCGGGAGCTGGTTGCCCTCTCCATGAGCAACATTTGCGGTGCCTTTTGCAGCTCCATGCCGGTCACAGGCTCCTTCTCGCGCAGTGCTGTCAATCATGCCAGTGGCGTGCGTACACCCCTTGGGGGCTGCTACACAAGCGTGCTGGTTCTTCTGGCTCTGGGACTGCTGGCACCGTACTTCCAGTACATACCGAAGGCCGCCCTCAGTGCGGTCATCATCTCAGCTGTGATATTTATGATCGAGTTTGAGGTCATCCGACCTCTGTGGCGTTGCAGTCGTCGGGAGTTGCTGCCAGGTGCCATTACCTTTGTGATGAGcctggctgtgggtgtggagATTGGTCTGTTGCTGGGCGTTGGTGCGGATGTTGCCTTTCTGGTCTACCGGGCAGCACGACCCGTTTTGAGTGTGTCCAAGCTGCAAACCATCAACGGCGTCAACTACATACTGATTAGACCCAAGCACAGTTCGCTCTACTTTCCTGCGATCGAGTGGGTTCGCTCTGGCATCTCTAAGGCCTTGACGACGCATGGCACTGCGCCGGTGATCCTGGACTGCACTCATGTGCACG ATTTGGATTTCACTGCCGCACGTGGCATGGGCTCGCTGCACAAGGAGCTTGCTAAGGCGAACGTTCCCTTGTTCTTGATGAGCGCTCACAAAGATATCGGCGTCATATTGAAGGAGTCAACCAGCATTGATTTCCCCACGATAGATGGTCCGGATGACTTGGAATGCATTCTGGAACAAA cgCCCGACTACGAGCTGCACCTGCAGATTGCAGCTCCTCTCGTCGACTCTCGAATTAGCCATGGAATAAGCGATGCCAGTGACGCGTGCAGCCCAACCGAACTAAGTAGGCTCAATGGGAAATCGACTTGA
- the LOC117895663 gene encoding sodium-independent sulfate anion transporter isoform X2 yields MTLNEWGYRLFPGLKWLHGYTGQDAVADMIAGVTVGLTVLPQGLAYATLAGLEPQYGLYSAFVGGIVYALLGSCRQVTIGPTALLALMTSRHTGFGLGSGPAYAILLCLISGVVELGMAVLKLGALVDLISLPVTVGFTSATAVIIGTSQLKGLLGLRGGSGSDFINTMRSVLGNLSQVRRGDFTLGLVSISVLLLLRKLKDVKFVGRVRSLRAQQLISGTIWVVATGRNALVVLVTSALAYSTCEQMDSCPYILTGKVKSGLPNITLPKFETTILDKNGTELTQNFEQMVSELGPSMLILPIIAVLGNVAISKAFGGAGLSPTRELVALSMSNICGAFCSSMPVTGSFSRSAVNHASGVRTPLGGCYTSVLVLLALGLLAPYFQYIPKAALSAVIISAVIFMIEFEVIRPLWRCSRRELLPGAITFVMSLAVGVEIGLLLGVGADVAFLVYRAARPVLSVSKLQTINGVNYILIRPKHSSLYFPAIEWVRSGISKALTTHGTAPVILDCTHVHDLDFTAARGMGSLHKELAKANVPLFLMSAHKDIGVILKESTSIDFPTIDGPDDLECILEQTCTSV; encoded by the exons ATGACCCTGAATGAGTGGGGATATCGATTGTTTCCGGGTCTTAAGTGGCTGCACGGCTATACCGGCCAAGATGCGGTGGCCGATATGATAGCTGGTGTGACGGTTGGTCTGACGGTACTGCCCCAGGGACTGGCCTATGCCACACTGGCGGGCCTGGAGCCACAGTACGGCCTGTACTCGGCTTTTGTGGGCGGAATTGTCTACGCTCTGCTTGGCAGCTGTCGACAGGTCACCATTGGGCCGACGGCTTTGCTCGCCTTGATGACCAGCCGGCACACAGGCTTCGGACTGGGCTCGGGACCGGCCTACGCCATCCTTTTGTGCCTCATCTCCGGTGTGGTGGAGCTGGGCATGGCTGTGCTGAAGCTGGGCGCACTGGTGGACCTCATTTCGCTGCCGGTGACAGTGGGTTTCACTTCGGCGACGGCTGTCATAATTGGCACATCCCAGCTCAAGGGTCTTTTGGGATTACGTGGAGGCTCTGGATCGGATTTCATCAATACCATGCGATCCGTGTTGGGGAACCTGAGCCAGGTGCGACGCGGAGATTTTACCCTGGGACTGGTTTCCATTTCGGTTCTACTGCTGTTGCGG AAACTGAAAGACGTGAAGTTTGTTGGACGAGTGCGCAGCTTGAGGGCCCAGCAACTGATTAGCGGCACCATTTGGGTGGTAGCCACTGGTCGAAATGCTCTTGTGGTGCTCGTGACCAGTGCGCTGGCCTACAGCACATGCGAGCAGATGGACTCCTGCCCGTACATCCTCACGGGAAAGGTGAAGAGCGGCCTGCCTAACATCACGCTGCCCAAGTTTGAGACCACCATTCTGGACAAGAATGGCACGGAGCTTACGCAGAACTTTGAGCAAATG GTCTCGGAGCTGGGGCCCTCGATGCTGATCTTGCCCATAATTGCTGTGCTCGGCAACGTGGCCATCTCCAAAGCCTTTGGCGGGGCTGGGCTGAGTCCCACCCGGGAGCTGGTTGCCCTCTCCATGAGCAACATTTGCGGTGCCTTTTGCAGCTCCATGCCGGTCACAGGCTCCTTCTCGCGCAGTGCTGTCAATCATGCCAGTGGCGTGCGTACACCCCTTGGGGGCTGCTACACAAGCGTGCTGGTTCTTCTGGCTCTGGGACTGCTGGCACCGTACTTCCAGTACATACCGAAGGCCGCCCTCAGTGCGGTCATCATCTCAGCTGTGATATTTATGATCGAGTTTGAGGTCATCCGACCTCTGTGGCGTTGCAGTCGTCGGGAGTTGCTGCCAGGTGCCATTACCTTTGTGATGAGcctggctgtgggtgtggagATTGGTCTGTTGCTGGGCGTTGGTGCGGATGTTGCCTTTCTGGTCTACCGGGCAGCACGACCCGTTTTGAGTGTGTCCAAGCTGCAAACCATCAACGGCGTCAACTACATACTGATTAGACCCAAGCACAGTTCGCTCTACTTTCCTGCGATCGAGTGGGTTCGCTCTGGCATCTCTAAGGCCTTGACGACGCATGGCACTGCGCCGGTGATCCTGGACTGCACTCATGTGCACG ATTTGGATTTCACTGCCGCACGTGGCATGGGCTCGCTGCACAAGGAGCTTGCTAAGGCGAACGTTCCCTTGTTCTTGATGAGCGCTCACAAAGATATCGGCGTCATATTGAAGGAGTCAACCAGCATTGATTTCCCCACGATAGATGGTCCGGATGACTTGGAATGCATTCTGGAACAAA CTTGCACATCTGTTTAA